GAGCTACCTCAAGCATTATCTTTCGAGATAAGAGCTACCTCTGCCAATTGAATGTTACCACTTAGTAGTGATGCTTTGTCAGATGGAAGGAAGGAAAACCCGTCAAGAAGTTTCAAACACTTTAAGCCCCATTTTCCCATCAAAAACTCAATAAGGTGATGCCCACTGCAAACAATTAATTAGCTAAACTAAATATTCTGGTTGTAGAGCTACAGCGAAAGTTCAGAGGATCATATGGAATGAAAAGTACCTTCGATTATGGTATGACGTTATAAAAATCGACCCGGGAGAATTTTGGAGCAAGAATGTCACAGTAGCAAAGAGGTCATCAAAGGCTAAATAATATGCAAAAAACAAACTTTAGTCCAATTCAAAGAGGAAGGCGACCCATAAGGGAATAAGTAGTGCAGTCCTTTATTTCTAACCATTTGAATCATACAATACATCGGCCCCTAGAATAAGTGTGGGCTGTAAATTGAATAAGGGTGAATCCCAAACACC
The sequence above is a segment of the Phaseolus vulgaris cultivar G19833 chromosome 2, P. vulgaris v2.0, whole genome shotgun sequence genome. Coding sequences within it:
- the LOC137810933 gene encoding uncharacterized protein isoform X5, with the translated sequence MEEKDWDDEECDDTLTMTTVSRHCFSDDSETPGFSISIIENMKEDYGLFVWPCSVVLAEYVWQQKHRFSGATVVEVLDNMRRVCDLNKLECNVLGLTWGVWDSPLFNLQPTLILGADVLYDSNAFDDLFATVTFLLQNSPGSIFITSYHNRSGHHLIEFLMGKWGLKCLKLLDGFSFLPSDKASLLSGNIQLAEVALISKDNA